From Neospora caninum Liverpool complete genome, chromosome VIII, a single genomic window includes:
- a CDS encoding Solute carrier family 25 (Mitochondrial carrier,dicarboxylate transporter), member 10, related — protein sequence MPAASSPAHAVKKTDTFMKRAQPFAVGGLSGCIATTCVQPIDMIKVRIQLAGEAGGSTNPFAVFRNITKNEGITGLYKGLDAGLIRQLTYSTARLGLFRIISDEMRQTGPKDKNGVAPPLPLWKKAVAGLAAGGLGSFFGNPADLALIRLQADATLPPEQRRNYTGVLNAIGRIVKEEGLFGLWRGSTPTVLRAMALNMGMLASNDQAKELLEPSFGKGWTTTLGASAISGFFAVTFSLPFDFIKTRMQKMRRDPVTGELPYKNFCDAVIKITRREGIMSLYTGYPTYYVRIAPHAMITLISMEYLNKMWNSPHSVDRMNEAPKVYRRATTVNGGT from the exons ATGCCAgccgcgtcctcgccagCCCATGCCGTCAAGAAAACGGACACATTCATGAAACGCGCCCAACCGTTCGCAGTCGGCGGTCTCTCAGGATGCATTGCGACGACGTGTGTACAGCCAATTGATATGATCAAGGTGCGCATTCAGCTTGCGGGCGAGGCCGGAGGTTCAACGAACCCGTTTGCGGTCTTCCGGAACATCACCAAGAACGAAGGAATCACCGGCCTCTACAAAGGCCTCGACGCTGGATTGATCCGCCAG CTCACGTACAGCACGGCTCGTCTGGGGCTCTTTCGCATCATCAGCGATGAGATGCGCCAAACTGGGCCGAAAGACAAGAACGGCGTCGCTCCGCCTTTACCGCTGTGGAAGAAAGCCGTTGCAGGCCTCGCTGCAGGCGGTCTTGGCAGCTTTTTCGGCAATCCCGCAGACCTTGCTCTCATTCGTCTCCAG GCGGATGCAACACTTCCTCCCGAGCAGCGTCGAAACTACACCGGCGTCTTGAATGCGATTGGCCGCATTGTAAAAGAGGAAGGCCTTTTTGGACTCTGGCGAGGCAGCACGCCGACAGTCCTAAGAGCCATGGCTCTGAATATGG GCATGCTCGCGTCGAACGATCAGGCGAAAGAGTTACTGGAACCCTCGTTCGGAAAAGGATGGACGACAACACTTGGGGCAAGTGCGATATCAGGTTTCTTTGCTGTAACCTTTTCTTTGCCGTTCGACTTCATAAAGACGAG GATGCAGAAGATGCGTCGAGACCCGGTGACCGGCGAGTTGCCTTACAAGAATTTCTGTGATGCCGTCATCAAAATCACCCGACGTGAAGGCATCATGTCACTCTACACTGGTTACCCCACCTACTACGTACGTATCGCTCCGCATGCAATGATTACGTTGATTTCGATGGAGTACCTGAACAAGATGTGGAACAG TCCGCATAGCGTGGATCGTATGAACGAGGCGCCAAAGGTCTACAGACGCGCTACCACCGTCAACGGTGGGACCTGA
- a CDS encoding GF23890, related produces the protein MACAGGLSGCKGTNSSSSGVSTDRYDRQIRIWGEHGQSELSAASVLVLGSSAAAGDVLKNLVLPGIRRFVIVDDAQVTQSDLHNTMLNPADLGEPRAASMVRQLLELNTDVEGAAVHLSPAAYVAACETACETAGAAAVDNACVRRVQGCASSDPQGRDASRTGPANPGEFERALPCIFSFSVVIACQQPLDLVLRLSQLCGLEPVESRASPDPLSVPHSSLRNGAGFADATAAGVPETLPAGTEKTVSYNGHGCRRGRVPLITVTSVGLLGLVRVCAGECCLVERKGQSEGSVDLRLFDSFPELYEFAMEYELDRLDDLAHAQVPFVVILIQALDRYRRTHRNASSDSCDASTVKEPRLTPLPQEARGQLEAIIQGMRRHPDEVNFDEALANVYRILKPHSVSPDTAEVIEQASSPSFRPVSNVKFWTLARALAAFQRACKKLPVQGLLPDMTSDTQSFIRLQQVYSKRAEGDCNAIKASVSMIQGDSVNHDGDVQGRIPGGVTDSPTSSAPVHCSQETLRGSMDSSLRRRASERNGVSFDDVEKFCRNAYNLKVIRYRSLGEEFNPATVNREVYEEAVAGLQMEESDEGIPLLPCQMVAFGGAEIHTTAAIVGGVAAQEAVKLICRQFEPINNTFIWSGIERKAEVLEL, from the exons ATGGCGTGTGCTGGCGGTTTGTCGGGTTGCAAAGGCACAaactcgtcttcttccggtgTTTCGACGGACCGCTATGACCGTCAGATTCGGATTTGGGGCGAGCATGGCCAGAGCGAGCTCAGCGCCGCTTCAGTGCTCGTTTTGGGCTCGTCAGCGGCGGCTGGGGATGTTCTGAAGAACCTCGTTTTGCCGGGCATTCGACGGTTCGTGATTGTCGACGACGCTCAGGTGACACAGTCCGACCTCCACAACACGATGCTCAACCCCGCTGACCTCGGCGAGCCCCGCGCGGCCAGCATGGTGCGACAGCTTTTGGAACTCAACACGGATGTCGAGGGCGCCGCGGTACACCTGAGTCCAGCTGCATATGTGGCCGCATGTGAGACCGCGTGTGAGACTGCAGGTGCGGCCGCTGTTGACAACGCCTGTGTGCGTCGTGTTCAGGGCTGTGCGAGCTCTGATCCGCAAGGCCGCGACGCAAGCAGGACGGGTCCGGCGAATCCCGGCGAATTCGAAAGGGCTTTGCCATGCATTTTTTCGTTCTCCGTCGTCATCGCGTGCCAGCAGCCCCTGGATCTggttctccgtctttcccaACTGTGCGGGCTGGAGCCTGTCGAGTCAAGAGCTTCGCCCgatcctctctctgtgccgcaCTCGAGCCTGCGCAACGGCGCCGGCTTCGCCGATGCGACTGCCGCGGGCGTTCCGGAAACCCTACCGGCCGGTACAGAAAAGACGGTCTCATACAACGGACACGGTTGTCGACGGGGACGCGTTCCTCTTATCACCGTCACAAGCGTCGGCCTGCTGGGCCTCGTTCGCGTTTGTGCAGGCGAATGTTGCCTGGTGGAAAGGAAGGGTCAAAGCGAGGGCAGTGTAGATCTGCGGCTGTTCGACTCCTTTCCTGAACTTTACGAGTTTGCCATGGAGTATGAGCTCGATCGCCTGGATGACCTCGCACACGCCCAAGTCCCGTTCGTCGTGATTCTCATTCAA GCTCTTGATCGGTACCGCCGAACCCACCGAAACGCCTCGTCAGATTCCTGCGACGCTTCGACCGTGAAGGAGCCCCGTTTGACGCCCTTGCCACAGGAAGCTCGGGGGCAACTCGAAGCGATCATTCAGGGGATGCGCCGACACCCAGACGAAGTGAATTTTGATGAGGCACTCGCGAATGTCTATAGAATTCTCAAGCCGCACAGTGTGTCTCCGGATACAGCAGAA GTAATTGAACAAGCGTCATCGCCCTCATTCAGACCCGTGTCGAACGTCAAATTTTGGACCCTCGCCCGGGCACTTGCCGCGTTTCAGCGAGCGTGCAAGAAACTTCCTGTGCAGGGTTTGCTTCCGGACATGACAAGTGATACACAAAGTTTTATCCGCCTTCAACAGGTCTACTCGAAGCGTGCAGAAGGCGACTGTAACGCAATCAAGGCGAGCGTCTCGATGATCCAAGGGGACAGCGTCAACCACGATGGGGATGTTCAGGGAAGGATACCGGGCGGAGTGACAGACTCACCAACGTCCTCCGCTCCGGTGCACTGCTCGCAAGAAACATTAAGAGGATCCATGGATTCGTCTTTGCGGAGGCGTGCATCAGAGAGAAATGGCGTGTCTTTTGACGACGTCGAGAAGTTCTGCCGAAACGCGTACAACCTTAAGGTGATACG ATATCGTTCCCTTGGCGAAGAGTTCAACCCAGCCACCGTGAATAGAGAAGTGTACGAGGAGGCAGTTGCTGGTTTGCAGatggaagagagcgacgaagggaTACCGCTTCTTCCGTG TCAGA